From Candidatus Amoebophilus asiaticus 5a2, the proteins below share one genomic window:
- a CDS encoding tetratricopeptide repeat protein has translation MKYKHTTEKWVGGHIMLLPTLLILTLMLPLEGCGNGFNVSFSKEPQKVNNDNTTVSIFEKELTNNGVEDVTNQMQTPSSDAITLYTQQEVLPPQAEILSLAQGYEVGANHSSDKDEYSPVEAKSSNDAVNKHEQAGSLSVQQQDSKANNSTTQKYLLQKRRHTIRQKTTPKYNELLVEESKILDRIYKTQQGYEIKFYKVGDKLRANIKVIRTGKNLDLPVASTSVKGVELILNQLAYVYKYGASTTNLILVASPYQDNGYGYIGGVLGGSNTGNKKGNTQEQKKQQSNLGKKDAKGKGKAEEEEEEEMLVTAPLASEKKKRERDRMPTFVSPNPTETKRQKGKQESQKRQSKPRKLSFAIDPEDVIDQGPTTVEGLKNNPDKLPLLEEKAHLDNSLELQHLLGDYYLSNFYDYIRRHEHTPTREDNQDLDQAIIWYKMAADQGYQPAQIKLSELRRNDHYTNPSLELMQAYHQAIQKAGCDDKDFETKANQTSGRLILSNLIAMDLNPTKGPTQAKWGGPLASPETNSKIYETLYEPLVYKRYEDGVMSIDPSGDGPDETAYVVMKRYKNYYFIIALGGMAGKYTKKEDNPQATVGNSPQVIEKLVSVALANKVNYIHIEKNNDNSFANLLEGHLKKIGSEIKVIKFQQSTNKENKIQDIIGPLLDNKYLIIDKKALKDDFSSILQHDLNFKFFYQLMTIDSETSSSTDIGFPKPEHDDRLDVVANAIRFLQRRIEIREVFQDKINQLTENAELGDLSAQAELGEIYRNGMGVEENYQEALKWYTKALNEYKEALSANKTTEQSEEEKNDFNNVLFGLGEMYRKGLGSDPNYKEAYKLYQELAYENVDARGYYGLAKLYEKHLIKDESIDINQKILGLYTDAARRGHTRAQFKLATIYQNGEAWGISVNPKKALGWYTEAASKGDREACFKLADMYYKGEGIQAANYEEAFKWYMTLAPQGEIKAQLKVAKMYRKGIGIKQDYIEALKWYTRALRRGNVKSQYNIAKIYQKGWSGHKDEDKALKYYEKAARQGLFNAQVEAGIIYQKRENYEKTIELYSKATENIDAVKNNKKFAHVQFNLGLLYEKQENYDKAFQYYEKVASQGYASANTKLGWMYQHGKGVEINMEKALEYYSKGVQF, from the coding sequence ATGAAATATAAGCATACTACAGAAAAGTGGGTAGGTGGACATATTATGCTGTTGCCAACACTTTTGATATTAACGTTAATGTTACCTTTGGAAGGTTGTGGAAATGGCTTCAATGTCTCTTTTAGTAAAGAGCCTCAAAAAGTTAATAATGATAACACGACTGTTTCAATTTTTGAAAAGGAATTGACAAATAACGGAGTAGAAGATGTAACCAATCAGATGCAAACACCATCATCGGATGCCATAACTTTATATACTCAACAGGAAGTTTTGCCACCCCAAGCAGAAATATTATCACTTGCTCAAGGTTACGAGGTTGGAGCTAACCATTCGTCTGATAAAGATGAATATTCACCTGTTGAAGCTAAAAGCAGTAATGATGCTGTTAATAAACATGAGCAAGCAGGCTCGCTAAGCGTACAACAGCAAGATAGTAAAGCTAATAATAGTACTACTCAAAAATATCTTTTGCAAAAGAGGCGGCATACAATAAGACAAAAGACAACCCCAAAATATAATGAATTATTGGTGGAAGAAAGCAAGATATTAGATAGAATTTATAAGACACAACAAGGATACGAAATTAAATTTTATAAAGTAGGAGATAAACTAAGGGCCAACATTAAGGTAATAAGAACAGGAAAAAATTTGGATTTACCTGTAGCTTCTACATCAGTGAAAGGGGTAGAATTAATTTTAAATCAATTAGCTTATGTGTATAAGTATGGAGCATCTACAACTAACCTTATACTAGTTGCCTCACCATATCAAGATAATGGGTATGGATATATAGGTGGTGTATTGGGAGGTAGTAATACCGGCAATAAAAAAGGCAATACACAAGAACAGAAGAAACAACAAAGTAATCTTGGTAAGAAAGATGCAAAAGGGAAGGGAAAGGCAGAAGAGGAAGAAGAGGAAGAAATGCTAGTAACGGCCCCCTTAGCAAGTGAGAAGAAGAAAAGAGAAAGAGATAGAATGCCTACTTTTGTTTCTCCAAATCCTACGGAAACTAAGCGCCAAAAAGGCAAACAGGAGAGTCAAAAACGCCAATCGAAACCTAGGAAATTATCTTTTGCTATAGATCCTGAAGATGTTATAGATCAAGGACCAACCACAGTAGAAGGACTTAAAAACAACCCTGATAAATTACCATTACTTGAAGAGAAAGCCCATTTAGACAATAGCTTAGAACTTCAACATTTACTAGGAGATTATTATCTAAGTAATTTTTATGATTATATACGCAGACATGAACATACTCCCACCAGAGAAGACAATCAAGACCTAGATCAAGCTATTATATGGTATAAAATGGCTGCCGACCAAGGATACCAACCAGCTCAAATAAAACTTTCAGAACTAAGGAGAAATGATCACTATACAAATCCTAGCCTGGAACTAATGCAAGCATATCACCAAGCTATACAGAAAGCTGGTTGTGACGACAAAGACTTTGAGACTAAAGCTAATCAAACTTCTGGTCGATTGATATTATCAAATCTAATTGCCATGGATCTTAATCCTACTAAAGGCCCCACACAAGCAAAATGGGGCGGACCTTTAGCAAGCCCAGAGACAAACTCTAAAATATATGAAACTTTATATGAACCTTTAGTTTATAAAAGATATGAGGATGGTGTAATGTCGATCGACCCATCTGGAGATGGTCCAGATGAAACAGCTTATGTAGTTATGAAAAGATATAAAAATTATTATTTTATTATAGCGCTAGGTGGGATGGCTGGTAAATACACTAAAAAAGAAGATAATCCTCAAGCTACTGTGGGAAATAGCCCACAAGTTATTGAAAAATTAGTATCAGTTGCTTTAGCAAATAAGGTTAATTACATCCATATTGAAAAAAATAATGATAATTCTTTTGCAAATCTTTTAGAAGGGCATTTAAAAAAAATAGGTTCTGAGATAAAAGTTATCAAATTTCAGCAAAGCACCAATAAAGAGAACAAAATACAAGATATAATAGGGCCTTTATTGGATAATAAGTATTTAATCATTGATAAAAAGGCTTTGAAAGATGATTTTAGTTCTATACTACAACACGATTTAAACTTTAAATTTTTCTATCAATTAATGACTATTGATAGCGAAACTTCTAGTTCCACAGACATAGGTTTTCCTAAACCAGAACATGATGATCGGCTTGATGTGGTAGCAAATGCAATACGCTTTTTACAGAGAAGAATAGAAATTCGAGAAGTATTTCAAGATAAAATAAACCAACTGACCGAAAACGCAGAGCTAGGAGATTTATCGGCACAAGCTGAATTAGGTGAAATATATAGAAATGGGATGGGCGTTGAAGAAAACTACCAAGAAGCATTAAAATGGTATACTAAAGCGTTAAACGAGTACAAAGAAGCATTAAGTGCTAACAAGACAACTGAGCAAAGCGAAGAAGAGAAAAATGACTTTAATAATGTATTATTTGGTTTAGGAGAAATGTATAGAAAAGGGCTGGGAAGTGATCCAAATTATAAGGAAGCATATAAGTTATACCAGGAGCTTGCTTACGAAAATGTAGATGCAAGAGGTTATTATGGATTAGCGAAGCTGTATGAAAAGCATTTGATAAAAGACGAAAGTATAGATATTAATCAAAAAATATTAGGCTTGTACACCGATGCAGCAAGGAGAGGTCATACAAGAGCACAATTTAAACTAGCTACGATTTACCAAAATGGTGAAGCTTGGGGAATTTCAGTAAATCCTAAGAAAGCACTTGGTTGGTATACAGAAGCTGCCTCAAAAGGAGATCGGGAAGCTTGTTTTAAATTAGCAGACATGTATTATAAAGGCGAAGGAATACAAGCAGCAAATTATGAAGAAGCATTTAAATGGTATATGACTCTTGCACCCCAAGGTGAGATAAAGGCGCAGCTTAAGGTAGCTAAGATGTACCGAAAAGGCATAGGAATAAAACAAGACTATATAGAAGCACTTAAATGGTATACGAGGGCTCTTCGCCGAGGAAATGTAAAATCGCAATATAATATTGCTAAAATATACCAAAAAGGTTGGTCAGGGCATAAGGATGAGGATAAAGCATTAAAATATTACGAAAAAGCAGCTAGACAAGGATTGTTTAATGCTCAAGTTGAAGCAGGTATAATATACCAAAAAAGAGAGAATTATGAAAAAACGATTGAGTTGTATAGTAAAGCAACTGAGAATATAGATGCTGTTAAGAATAATAAAAAGTTTGCACATGTACAATTTAACCTCGGATTATTGTATGAAAAGCAAGAAAATTATGATAAAGCATTTCAATATTATGAAAAAGTAGCTTCACAAGGATATGCTAGTGCAAATACCAAGCTAGGTTGGATGTACCAACATGGAAAGGGAGTAGAAATAAATATGGAGAAGGCGCTGGAATATTACAGCAAAGGGGTCCAATTTTAG